One genomic segment of Pseudomonadota bacterium includes these proteins:
- a CDS encoding MerR family transcriptional regulator produces MLEPKNNDELPVIPGKRYFTIGEVSELCGVKPHVLRYWEQEFPQLKPVKRRGNRRYYQRQDVIIIRQIRSLLYEQGFTIGGARNKLAGEEARVDVSQSQQIVKQMRTELEELLRILRR; encoded by the coding sequence ATGCTGGAACCAAAGAATAACGACGAACTTCCGGTCATCCCCGGCAAGCGCTATTTCACGATCGGCGAAGTCAGCGAGCTCTGCGGCGTCAAGCCGCACGTGCTGCGTTATTGGGAACAGGAATTTCCGCAGCTGAAGCCGGTGAAGCGGCGCGGCAACCGTCGTTATTATCAGCGCCAGGACGTCATCATCATTCGCCAGATCCGTTCGCTGCTCTACGAGCAGGGATTCACGATCGGCGGCGCGCGCAACAAGCTGGCCGGTGAAGAAGCCCGCGTCGACGTGAGCCAGAGCCAGCAGATCGTCAAGCAGATGCGCACGGAGCTCGAAGAGCTGCTGAGGATTCTGCGGCGCTGA
- the ihfA gene encoding integration host factor subunit alpha, with product MALTKAEMAEALFNQLGLNKREARELVDLFFEEVRHALSNGEQVKLSGFGNFDLRDKNQRPGRNPKTGEEIPISARRVVTFRPGQKLKARVEAYAGTKE from the coding sequence ATGGCTCTGACGAAAGCGGAGATGGCTGAGGCGCTGTTCAATCAGCTGGGTCTCAACAAACGCGAAGCTCGTGAGCTCGTGGATTTGTTCTTCGAGGAGGTGCGCCACGCATTGTCCAACGGCGAACAGGTCAAGCTTTCCGGCTTCGGCAATTTCGATTTGCGCGACAAGAACCAGCGTCCCGGACGCAACCCGAAAACAGGCGAGGAAATCCCCATCAGCGCGCGACGCGTTGTGACGTTTCGTCCGGGTCAGAAACTGAAGGCGCGAGTCGAGGCTTATGCTGGAACCAAAGAATAA
- a CDS encoding transglutaminase domain-containing protein has protein sequence MIPTESLVAEAIPDGSPLRVSLTSNDAVALADRLKVEAVANAESFEYVVGAYPQLAGTTERNWLEATFMIDFDQPEFVGVRAELAEFGAKPTRAQLIRFVNHTIDESVQRGWDFASTIAKRRQGDCSEHAVFTAALARMYGIPARVVIGIALVAHDKNFGAYGHAWAELLENGTWVVADASLLDAAPNARYLPFGLVEDEGMGFKMSLAGLSNQWIQKLVVLGPAK, from the coding sequence GTGATTCCCACCGAGTCGTTGGTGGCGGAGGCGATCCCCGATGGTTCGCCATTGCGGGTGTCGCTCACGTCGAACGATGCGGTTGCGCTGGCTGACAGACTCAAGGTGGAAGCCGTCGCGAATGCCGAGAGCTTCGAGTATGTCGTCGGCGCCTATCCACAGCTCGCCGGTACCACCGAACGCAACTGGCTCGAAGCCACCTTCATGATCGACTTCGACCAGCCAGAATTCGTGGGAGTGCGCGCGGAGCTGGCCGAGTTCGGTGCGAAACCGACACGCGCGCAATTGATCCGCTTCGTGAATCACACGATCGACGAGAGCGTGCAGCGCGGCTGGGATTTCGCGTCGACCATTGCGAAGAGGCGCCAGGGCGATTGCAGCGAACACGCAGTGTTCACGGCGGCGCTCGCGCGTATGTACGGGATTCCCGCGCGCGTAGTCATTGGTATTGCGCTCGTTGCGCACGACAAGAACTTCGGCGCGTACGGTCATGCCTGGGCGGAGCTGCTGGAAAACGGTACGTGGGTCGTCGCGGATGCCTCGTTGCTCGACGCCGCGCCGAATGCGCGTTACCTGCCGTTTGGCTTGGTCGAAGACGAAGGCATGGGTTTCAAGATGTCGCTGGCCGGATTGTCGAACCAGTGGATCCAGAAGCTGGTGGTGTTGGGGCCAGCGAAGTGA
- the motA gene encoding flagellar motor stator protein MotA: MIQVLGSIIVLGCVLGGFVLEGGNILALWHPTEILIIVGAALGAFLTSNPPKVSRMAFQLALGLPKGPRYGRDDYVTLLKLVYDILVKMRKDGLLAIEADLEKPDESALFQKYPKILEDHHMIVFITDCLRLIVGGTLDPHELESLLEYELETHHKEAFEPAHAVQKVADALPGFGIVAAVLGIVNTMSAIEGADTATIGHKVGAALVGTFLGILVAYGFVGPIASAMEHKAHEEGKAFEVVKMALVASVRGYAPPVAVEFARKLLFSEVRPTFADLEAHLKGKPPPGKGAH, encoded by the coding sequence ATGATTCAGGTACTAGGCTCGATCATCGTGCTGGGTTGCGTGCTCGGAGGCTTCGTCCTCGAGGGCGGCAACATCCTGGCGCTGTGGCACCCCACGGAAATCCTGATCATCGTGGGCGCGGCGCTCGGCGCGTTCCTGACCAGCAACCCGCCCAAGGTTTCGAGGATGGCTTTTCAGCTGGCGCTGGGGCTGCCCAAGGGTCCGCGCTACGGCCGCGACGACTACGTCACGCTGCTCAAGCTGGTCTACGACATCCTCGTCAAGATGCGCAAGGACGGCCTGCTGGCCATCGAGGCGGACCTCGAAAAGCCGGACGAAAGCGCGCTGTTCCAGAAGTACCCGAAGATCCTCGAAGACCATCACATGATCGTCTTCATCACGGATTGCCTGCGCCTCATCGTCGGCGGCACGCTCGATCCGCACGAGCTGGAAAGCCTGCTCGAATACGAGCTCGAGACGCATCACAAGGAAGCGTTCGAGCCGGCGCACGCGGTGCAGAAGGTCGCGGATGCACTGCCGGGCTTCGGCATCGTGGCCGCGGTGCTCGGCATCGTGAACACGATGAGCGCGATCGAGGGCGCGGACACGGCGACGATCGGTCACAAGGTCGGCGCAGCGCTGGTCGGCACCTTCCTCGGTATCCTCGTGGCGTACGGTTTCGTCGGCCCCATCGCGAGCGCGATGGAACACAAGGCGCACGAAGAGGGCAAGGCCTTCGAAGTCGTCAAGATGGCGCTGGTCGCGAGCGTGCGCGGGTACGCGCCGCCGGTGGCGGTGGAGTTCGCGCGCAAATTGCTGTTCAGCGAAGTGCGCCCGACGTTCGCCGATCTCGAGGCGCATCTGAAGGGCAAGCCACCGCCGGGAAAGGGCGCCCACTAA
- the motB gene encoding flagellar motor protein MotB — protein sequence MAAAPKQGEAKARPIIVVKKKIQAAGHHGGAWKVAYADFVTAMMAFFLVMWLVTAVSKEQRAAIFDYFKNPSMEPGKSVKPAPGQMGPGGASTSPINLGGGLDAPKTSLKKTDAVGATVMTSPAAPIDLKSEEQKAAEAVEVAKQLEKKRLDALMQDLKEAISKSQALKPFKDQLLLDVTPEGLRIQILDAQNRPMFDLGSSRLKPYTSDILREVTGYLKTVPNRLSITGHTDATPYAGVTGFTNWDLSTDRANAARRALEGAGLETERISRVVGLGSSVLFDKENPRNAVNRRISIVVMTHEADENAKLTDVAQVAKSGESTETEIAPGMTITAPTQAPATEPVPEPAPTPAAASARS from the coding sequence ATGGCTGCAGCTCCCAAACAAGGCGAAGCGAAAGCGCGCCCGATCATCGTGGTCAAGAAGAAGATCCAGGCGGCCGGCCATCATGGCGGCGCCTGGAAGGTGGCCTATGCCGACTTCGTGACCGCGATGATGGCGTTCTTCCTGGTGATGTGGCTGGTGACGGCCGTGTCGAAGGAACAACGCGCGGCGATCTTCGACTACTTCAAGAACCCGAGCATGGAGCCCGGCAAGAGCGTGAAACCCGCGCCGGGGCAAATGGGCCCGGGCGGCGCGAGTACGTCTCCGATCAACCTGGGTGGCGGTCTCGACGCGCCCAAGACGTCGCTCAAGAAGACCGACGCGGTCGGCGCGACGGTCATGACCTCGCCGGCGGCGCCCATCGATTTGAAGTCCGAAGAGCAGAAGGCGGCGGAGGCGGTCGAAGTTGCGAAGCAGCTCGAGAAGAAACGGCTCGACGCGCTGATGCAGGACTTGAAAGAAGCGATTTCGAAGAGCCAGGCGTTGAAGCCCTTCAAGGACCAGTTGCTGCTCGATGTCACGCCCGAGGGGCTGCGGATCCAGATCCTCGACGCGCAGAACCGGCCGATGTTCGATCTCGGCAGCTCGCGGCTCAAGCCCTATACGAGCGACATCCTGCGCGAAGTCACGGGGTATCTGAAGACGGTGCCGAATCGCCTCAGCATCACGGGACACACCGATGCGACGCCGTACGCGGGTGTCACGGGATTCACGAACTGGGATCTATCCACCGACCGTGCCAATGCCGCGCGCCGCGCGCTGGAAGGCGCCGGGCTCGAAACCGAGCGCATCTCGCGTGTCGTGGGCCTGGGGTCATCGGTGCTGTTCGACAAGGAGAATCCGCGCAACGCCGTGAACCGGCGCATCAGTATCGTCGTGATGACGCATGAAGCGGACGAGAATGCGAAGCTCACCGACGTGGCGCAGGTCGCGAAGAGCGGCGAATCCACGGAAACCGAGATCGCGCCCGGCATGACGATCACCGCGCCGACGCAGGCGCCAGCGACCGAGCCGGTGCCTGAGCCTGCGCCCACGCCCGCCGCGGCATCCGCCAGATCCTGA
- a CDS encoding efflux RND transporter periplasmic adaptor subunit, whose product MLKQLSRARLIGLIALVLIVLFGLYRWMAGGDAAPEYQTTVVEKGSVVARVSTSGSLQAVVTVDVGSQVSGRIQELYADFNSPVKKGELIAKIDPSLFQAAVVQAEANVTAARANVTRLTVTADDAERQAKRATDVYAQRLISETERDNAVATARAARAAVDQGVGQLAQSRAQLDQAKTNLRYTDILSPTDGVVISRAVNKGQTVAASLSAPVIFTIAQDLRAMEVHTNVAESDIGRLKPGMRVTFTVDAYPGEPFRGSIRDIRNAPQIVQNVVTYDAVIDVANPDLKLKPGMTATVSIVADRRRDVLTVPNTALRFRPEGAPPEQTAQRPGAQGGGAAAGQRRERGEGGQREGDGDDAAPVAVKRTVYVLVDGEPVPRTVTTGLTDGRITEVTGGELKEGEAVIVGAGGQNAQGQRAGQQQRGPRIL is encoded by the coding sequence TTGCTCAAACAACTTTCCCGCGCCCGCCTGATTGGACTCATTGCGCTCGTCCTCATCGTCCTGTTTGGCCTCTATCGATGGATGGCCGGCGGCGACGCCGCTCCTGAATACCAGACCACGGTGGTCGAAAAAGGCAGTGTCGTCGCGCGTGTCAGCACATCCGGCAGCCTGCAGGCGGTCGTCACGGTCGACGTCGGCAGCCAGGTCTCGGGCCGCATCCAGGAGCTGTACGCCGACTTCAATTCCCCGGTGAAGAAGGGCGAGTTGATCGCGAAGATCGACCCGTCGCTGTTCCAGGCGGCGGTCGTGCAGGCCGAGGCCAATGTCACCGCCGCGCGCGCCAACGTCACGCGCCTCACCGTCACCGCCGACGACGCGGAACGCCAGGCCAAACGCGCCACGGATGTGTACGCGCAGCGGCTGATCTCCGAGACCGAACGCGATAACGCCGTCGCCACCGCGCGCGCCGCGCGCGCCGCGGTCGACCAGGGTGTCGGCCAGCTCGCGCAATCACGCGCGCAGCTCGACCAGGCGAAGACCAATCTGCGGTACACGGACATTCTTTCGCCCACCGACGGCGTCGTCATTTCGCGCGCGGTGAACAAGGGCCAGACGGTGGCGGCGTCGCTGTCGGCGCCGGTTATCTTCACCATCGCGCAGGATCTGCGCGCGATGGAGGTCCATACCAATGTGGCGGAATCGGACATCGGCCGGTTGAAGCCGGGCATGCGCGTCACTTTCACGGTGGACGCATATCCTGGCGAGCCATTTCGCGGCTCCATCCGCGACATCCGCAATGCGCCACAGATCGTGCAGAACGTGGTGACCTACGACGCGGTGATCGATGTCGCCAATCCCGATCTGAAGCTGAAACCTGGCATGACCGCGACGGTCAGCATCGTGGCGGATCGCCGGCGCGACGTGCTTACGGTGCCGAATACGGCGCTGCGTTTCCGGCCTGAAGGCGCGCCGCCGGAACAGACCGCACAGCGCCCGGGCGCGCAGGGTGGCGGTGCTGCTGCAGGTCAACGTCGCGAACGCGGTGAAGGCGGCCAGCGCGAAGGTGATGGCGACGATGCAGCCCCGGTCGCGGTCAAACGTACGGTGTATGTGCTGGTCGACGGCGAGCCAGTGCCGCGCACCGTGACGACCGGTCTCACCGACGGCCGCATCACGGAAGTCACCGGTGGCGAGCTGAAGGAAGGCGAAGCGGTCATCGTCGGTGCCGGGGGGCAGAACGCCCAGGGTCAGCGCGCCGGGCAGCAGCAACGCGGCCCGCGCATCCTGTAG
- a CDS encoding ABC transporter permease: protein MISAGETLRLAGIALTRNKMRSFLTALGIIIGVGAVIFMQSIGEGAKSRVRAQIEGAGTNIVMLFSGSSQGAGGRGGAGSQPSITWEDLRAIQTELPSVAAVAPQMNASQPVISETNTWNTQITGTTPDFFTIRNWPVSSGAMFTASDQAGAAKNAVIGQTAAENLFGPGVDPIGQIIRIRDAPFTIIGVLERKGQNAMGSDQDDVIFIPMSTFQSRMQRGLGKFVPGRIFVSAVSPEAIPRARQEIGALLRERHRLGPDDEDDFSTSSMAEMTSMLTSTQDTVTSLLFSVALVSLVVGGIGVMNIMLVSVTERTREIGIRMAVGAQPADIMAQFLVEALVLAAIGGALGVIFGVGFGYLLASKFGWTMVTRTSIVVAALAVSAGVGVVFGLYPARKASRLDPIEALRYE, encoded by the coding sequence ATGATTTCGGCCGGTGAAACACTGCGTCTGGCGGGAATCGCATTGACGCGGAACAAGATGCGCTCGTTCCTTACCGCGCTCGGCATCATCATCGGCGTCGGCGCGGTGATCTTCATGCAATCGATCGGCGAGGGCGCGAAGTCGCGGGTGCGCGCGCAGATCGAAGGCGCCGGCACCAACATCGTCATGTTGTTCTCGGGTTCGAGCCAGGGAGCGGGAGGCCGGGGCGGCGCGGGTTCGCAACCCAGCATCACCTGGGAAGACCTGCGCGCGATTCAAACCGAGCTGCCTTCCGTGGCCGCGGTCGCGCCGCAGATGAACGCCAGTCAGCCGGTGATCTCGGAAACCAACACCTGGAATACGCAGATCACGGGCACGACGCCGGATTTCTTCACCATCCGCAACTGGCCGGTGTCGAGTGGCGCGATGTTCACGGCCTCGGACCAGGCCGGCGCCGCGAAGAATGCAGTGATTGGTCAGACCGCCGCGGAGAACCTGTTCGGTCCCGGCGTCGATCCGATCGGCCAGATCATCCGCATCCGCGACGCGCCGTTCACCATCATCGGCGTGCTCGAGCGCAAGGGTCAGAACGCGATGGGTTCGGACCAGGACGATGTGATCTTCATCCCGATGTCCACGTTCCAGTCGCGTATGCAGCGCGGGCTCGGCAAGTTCGTGCCGGGGCGTATCTTCGTGAGCGCCGTGTCGCCCGAAGCGATTCCGCGCGCGCGCCAGGAAATCGGCGCGTTGCTGCGCGAACGCCATCGTCTCGGCCCCGACGACGAAGACGATTTTTCCACCAGCAGCATGGCGGAGATGACCAGCATGCTCACGTCCACGCAGGACACGGTCACGAGCCTGTTGTTCTCGGTCGCGCTGGTGTCGCTCGTCGTCGGCGGCATCGGCGTGATGAACATCATGCTGGTGTCGGTCACCGAGCGCACGCGCGAGATCGGCATCCGCATGGCGGTGGGTGCGCAGCCGGCCGACATCATGGCGCAGTTCCTGGTCGAAGCACTGGTGCTCGCCGCGATCGGCGGCGCACTGGGCGTGATCTTCGGTGTCGGCTTCGGATATCTGCTGGCGAGCAAATTCGGCTGGACGATGGTCACGCGCACTTCGATCGTGGTGGCGGCACTCGCGGTCAGCGCGGGCGTCGGCGTCGTGTTCGGACTTTATCCCGCGCGGAAGGCCTCGCGACTCGACCCGATCGAAGCTCTGCGCTACGAGTGA
- a CDS encoding EAL domain-containing protein — protein sequence MQPVRVVLVEDMPMEAEIAIRQLESGGFSCNWKRVDSEVLLRNTLAEGRPDLILSDFSLPGFDGISALDIAREVSPDTPFIFLSGTIGEERAINALQRGAYDYVLKTNMARLVPAVRRALNDSSIRRARVALEQQLRDIVVTSQDWIWEHDRDGKFTFCSDSVRTILGYAPEEMLGKNASQFVHPEDLAALDFAMHTLGDNQRTATNLQARWRHRNGSYRWLERNMLVLMGEGGQVAGFRGSERDFTERRRQEKHIARLTRVLKMLSGVNSAVVRIRQRREILIEACRLATTVGGYASAMVALIEPGTRTARPAAWSGSVDNSQAQQLTFSIAEQASEDSSVIGRVLRTGASMVCNDLQSLEMSLAARASLMDSGFRSVVAYPLLVDRTPVGALMLTSYDVGAVGDEESRMLRELVANLSFALQYLHKEDEIRFLSYFDPLTGLAKRSLFCERLVRALEPRIGRRGTPAVAVLDIEQLSTINDSFGRHAGDLLLQQVADRLKRHMDSTDLLAHFGGGTFGLLMEAAGDEDEAVHWMQEQVIEIFRAPFNVDGRGIPVDVKSGFARFPDNGHDANTLVQNAEGALRSAKSSGEKYLPHRLELSSAVVSRMTMEHRLRGAVERHEFELHYQPKVDIRSGQVRGLEALVRWRDPEAGLVMPGAFLPLLESSGLIVPLGDWILRQAAIDLRRWQAAGLSPGRVAVNISPLQLRRRTFADHLLDLVGEWRDDNIGIDIEITEGVLIDDVSSAVSQLRVLRRSGVRVAIDDFGTGYSSLSRLAELPVDMLKIDRSFVSQLTTTGAGRTVTETIIALGRAFNMTTVAEGVETPEQLEILAQLGCDQSQGYLHSRPVTLTEIEAFLRAGTAAVPKSNVPNTDATAFARRG from the coding sequence ATGCAACCGGTCAGAGTGGTTCTTGTCGAAGACATGCCGATGGAGGCGGAGATCGCCATCCGTCAGCTCGAGTCCGGTGGTTTCTCGTGCAACTGGAAGCGCGTGGATTCGGAAGTATTGCTGCGGAACACACTCGCCGAAGGCCGGCCCGACCTCATCCTGTCCGATTTCTCGCTGCCGGGTTTCGATGGCATCTCCGCGCTCGACATCGCGCGCGAAGTTTCCCCGGATACGCCCTTCATTTTTCTCTCCGGAACCATCGGCGAAGAACGCGCGATCAATGCGTTGCAGCGCGGCGCCTATGACTACGTGCTCAAGACCAACATGGCGCGCCTCGTGCCGGCCGTGCGCCGCGCGCTCAACGACTCATCGATCCGCCGCGCGCGCGTAGCGCTCGAACAGCAGCTGCGCGACATCGTGGTCACCTCCCAGGACTGGATCTGGGAACACGACCGCGACGGCAAGTTCACCTTCTGCAGCGATTCCGTCCGCACCATCCTCGGCTACGCGCCGGAGGAAATGCTCGGCAAGAACGCCTCGCAGTTCGTGCATCCCGAAGATCTCGCGGCGCTCGACTTCGCCATGCATACGCTCGGCGACAACCAGCGTACGGCCACCAACCTGCAGGCGCGCTGGCGCCATCGCAACGGCAGCTATCGCTGGCTGGAACGCAACATGCTGGTGTTGATGGGCGAAGGCGGGCAGGTCGCGGGCTTCCGCGGCAGCGAACGTGATTTCACAGAACGCCGCCGCCAGGAAAAACACATCGCGCGGCTCACGCGCGTCTTGAAGATGCTGAGCGGCGTGAACAGCGCGGTGGTGCGTATCCGCCAGCGGCGTGAAATCCTGATCGAAGCCTGCCGCCTGGCAACCACGGTGGGCGGCTACGCCAGCGCGATGGTGGCGCTGATCGAGCCGGGCACACGCACGGCGCGGCCGGCCGCCTGGTCGGGCAGCGTCGACAACAGCCAGGCACAACAGCTCACGTTCAGCATCGCCGAACAGGCGAGCGAGGATTCGAGCGTCATCGGCCGCGTGCTGCGCACCGGCGCCTCGATGGTCTGCAACGATCTGCAATCGCTCGAGATGTCGCTCGCGGCGCGAGCCTCGCTGATGGATTCCGGTTTCCGCAGCGTGGTCGCCTATCCACTGCTGGTCGATCGCACGCCGGTGGGCGCGCTGATGCTCACTTCCTACGACGTGGGCGCGGTGGGTGACGAGGAGTCGCGCATGCTGCGCGAGCTGGTCGCGAATCTGTCGTTCGCGCTGCAGTACCTGCACAAGGAAGACGAAATCCGGTTCCTGTCCTACTTCGACCCGCTCACCGGCCTCGCCAAGCGCAGCCTGTTCTGCGAGCGCCTGGTCCGGGCGCTCGAACCGAGGATCGGCCGGCGCGGCACTCCCGCAGTTGCGGTGCTCGACATCGAACAACTGTCGACCATCAACGATTCATTCGGCCGGCACGCGGGCGATCTGCTGCTGCAGCAGGTGGCCGATCGGCTCAAGCGGCACATGGATTCCACCGATCTGCTGGCGCACTTCGGCGGCGGCACGTTCGGGCTGCTGATGGAAGCCGCGGGTGATGAAGACGAAGCCGTTCACTGGATGCAGGAGCAGGTCATCGAGATTTTCCGCGCGCCGTTCAATGTCGACGGCCGCGGCATCCCTGTCGATGTGAAAAGTGGTTTCGCGCGGTTTCCCGACAATGGACACGATGCGAACACGCTGGTCCAGAACGCCGAAGGTGCGCTGCGCAGTGCCAAGAGCAGCGGCGAGAAATATCTGCCGCATCGCCTCGAGTTGAGCTCGGCGGTGGTGTCGCGCATGACCATGGAGCACCGCTTGCGCGGCGCCGTGGAGCGCCATGAGTTCGAACTCCACTACCAGCCGAAGGTCGATATACGCAGCGGCCAGGTCCGCGGCCTCGAAGCGCTGGTGCGTTGGCGCGATCCCGAGGCGGGACTGGTGATGCCTGGCGCGTTCCTGCCATTGCTCGAATCGAGCGGCTTGATCGTTCCGCTCGGCGACTGGATCTTGCGGCAAGCCGCCATCGACTTGCGTCGTTGGCAGGCTGCGGGGCTTTCGCCTGGACGCGTCGCCGTGAACATTTCGCCGTTGCAATTGCGCCGGCGTACCTTTGCGGATCATCTGCTGGATCTCGTGGGCGAGTGGCGCGACGACAATATCGGTATCGACATCGAAATCACCGAGGGCGTCTTGATCGACGACGTGAGTTCGGCGGTCTCGCAATTGCGTGTCTTGCGCCGTTCCGGAGTCCGCGTGGCCATCGACGATTTCGGAACCGGGTATTCGTCGCTGAGCCGCCTGGCCGAACTGCCGGTGGACATGCTCAAGATCGACCGCAGTTTCGTGAGCCAGCTGACCACCACCGGTGCCGGCCGCACCGTGACGGAAACGATCATCGCGCTCGGCCGGGCATTCAACATGACCACGGTGGCGGAAGGCGTCGAAACTCCGGAGCAGCTGGAGATTCTTGCGCAGCTGGGTTGTGATCAATCCCAGGGGTATCTGCACAGCCGGCCCGTGACGTTGACCGAAATCGAAGCGTTCCTGCGAGCGGGCACGGCTGCGGTCCCGAAGAGCAACGTACCGAACACCGACGCAACGGCGTTCGCGCGCCGCGGTTGA
- a CDS encoding ABC transporter ATP-binding protein — protein MALIELRNLGKIYQSGDTEFAALHDVNLSIERGEFVAITGSSGSGKSTLMNLLGCLDSPSRGSYLLADRDVAKLSRIELAKVRNEFIGFVFQSFNLLKRTSAAENVELPLIYAKVPLAERHKRAKEALDRVGLAHRAGHHPSQLSGGQQQRVAIARALVTNPPLILADEPTGNLDSATTVEIMKLLTDLQKSGMTIVFVTHEPDVAAYAARKLLLKDGGVVSDQRQQPVLKEAS, from the coding sequence GTGGCCCTCATCGAACTGCGCAACCTCGGCAAGATCTATCAATCCGGCGATACGGAATTCGCCGCGTTGCACGACGTGAACCTGTCGATCGAGCGCGGCGAGTTCGTCGCGATCACCGGCTCATCGGGTTCCGGCAAGTCGACCTTGATGAACCTTCTCGGTTGCCTCGATTCGCCGTCGCGCGGCAGTTATCTGCTGGCCGATCGGGACGTCGCGAAGTTGTCGCGCATCGAGCTCGCGAAGGTGCGCAACGAATTCATCGGCTTCGTGTTCCAGAGTTTCAACCTGCTCAAGCGCACCTCGGCCGCGGAAAACGTCGAGCTGCCGCTGATCTACGCCAAGGTGCCGCTGGCCGAGCGGCACAAACGCGCCAAGGAAGCGCTCGATCGGGTCGGGCTCGCGCACCGTGCGGGGCATCATCCCTCGCAGTTGTCAGGCGGCCAGCAGCAGCGCGTGGCGATCGCACGCGCGCTGGTCACCAATCCGCCGCTGATCCTCGCCGACGAACCCACGGGCAACCTGGACTCCGCCACCACGGTCGAGATCATGAAACTGCTGACGGACCTGCAGAAATCCGGCATGACCATCGTGTTCGTCACGCATGAACCGGACGTCGCGGCGTACGCGGCGCGCAAACTGCTGCTCAAGGATGGCGGCGTCGTGAGCGACCAGCGCCAGCAGCCCGTGCTCAAGGAGGCCTCATGA
- a CDS encoding ATP-binding protein → MSLLIVDDEPASMRALCDTLEYEGYLTFGFTSPSEALSAMRERSFDLLLADLQMPGTNGIDLMKSAQMIDPTLVAVIMTGHGALDTAVAAMKAGALDYIQKPIKLVTALPVLERALAVRQLRIEKKKLEDNVRERTEELKIANRELEAFSYSVSHDLRAPLRAVATFTQVLQTDHAASLNEEGQRLLANVNAGAAHMDRLITDLLRLSQLNRQSLNRVPVRFTELVQRVIDGMTNERAGRDIEFVVADFPTWQVDQGLMQQVFVNLISNAIKFTRERAKARIEIGFRMDGATLVCFVKDNGVGFNMKYMNKLFGVFQRLHSAEQFEGTGVGLSIVRRIVERHGGKTWVDGEQDQGATFYFSVPDTTSY, encoded by the coding sequence TTGAGTCTGCTGATTGTCGACGACGAGCCCGCCTCGATGCGCGCGCTCTGCGACACGCTCGAATACGAAGGCTACCTCACGTTCGGATTCACATCGCCCAGCGAGGCGCTGAGCGCCATGCGCGAGCGCAGTTTCGATCTGTTGTTGGCGGACCTGCAGATGCCGGGCACCAACGGCATCGACCTCATGAAGTCCGCGCAGATGATCGACCCGACCCTGGTTGCGGTGATTATGACCGGCCACGGCGCGCTCGACACCGCGGTCGCCGCCATGAAGGCGGGCGCGCTCGACTACATCCAGAAACCCATCAAGCTGGTCACCGCCCTTCCCGTCCTCGAACGCGCGTTGGCCGTGCGCCAGCTGCGCATCGAGAAGAAGAAGCTGGAAGACAATGTCCGCGAACGCACCGAGGAACTGAAGATCGCGAATCGCGAGCTCGAGGCGTTTTCGTATTCCGTTTCGCACGATCTGCGCGCGCCGCTGCGCGCGGTGGCGACTTTCACCCAGGTACTGCAGACCGATCACGCCGCATCGCTCAACGAGGAAGGCCAGCGCCTGCTGGCGAACGTCAATGCCGGCGCCGCGCACATGGACCGGTTGATCACGGATCTGCTGCGCCTGTCGCAACTGAACCGCCAGTCCTTGAACCGGGTACCGGTGCGTTTCACCGAACTTGTCCAGCGCGTCATCGATGGCATGACGAATGAGCGGGCGGGACGGGACATCGAGTTCGTAGTCGCCGACTTCCCCACCTGGCAGGTCGACCAGGGCCTCATGCAGCAGGTGTTCGTGAACCTCATCTCGAATGCCATCAAGTTCACGCGCGAACGCGCCAAGGCGCGCATCGAGATCGGCTTCCGCATGGATGGCGCGACGCTGGTGTGTTTCGTCAAGGACAACGGCGTCGGCTTCAACATGAAGTACATGAACAAGCTGTTTGGCGTGTTCCAGCGACTGCACTCCGCCGAGCAGTTCGAAGGGACGGGCGTCGGGCTTTCCATCGTGCGCCGGATCGTCGAACGCCACGGCGGCAAGACCTGGGTGGATGGCGAACAGGACCAGGGCGCAACGTTCTACTTCAGCGTGCCGGATACCACCTCGTACTAG